A region from the Triticum urartu cultivar G1812 chromosome 1, Tu2.1, whole genome shotgun sequence genome encodes:
- the LOC125531633 gene encoding acyl-protein thioesterase 1 homolog 1-like: MSYYGSSSSGGRGGRRVEYGRSYVVRPKGRHLATIVWLHGLGDNGASWSQLLDALPLPNIKWICPTAATRPVAAFGGFPCTAWFDVDDTSVDGRDDIEGLDASAAHIANLLSSEPSDVKLGIGGFSMGAAAALHSAACYAHGKFSSGTPYPITLSAVVSLSGWLPCSRTLRGKMEGSHMAARRAASLPILLSHGRADEVVPYRNGERSTEFLRSSGFSYLTFKSYNGLGHYTIPEEMDDVCRWLSSRLSVDRSR; this comes from the exons ATGAGCTATTATGGAAGCAGCTCTTCTG GTGGCAGGGGTGGCCGTCGAGTCGAGTATGGGAGGAGCTATGTGGTGAGGCCAAAGGGACGGCACCTAGCCACCATTGTGTGGCTCCATGGCCTAGGTGACAATGGTGCAAG CTGGTCCCAGCTCCTGGATGCTCTTCCCTTGCCCAAT ATCAAGTGGATATGCCCCACCGCAGCGACCCGGCCCGTCGCGGCTTTTGGCGGCTTCCCCTGCACTGCAT GGTTTGACGTTGATGACACTTCGGTCGATGGTCGCGACGACATCGAGGGGCTGGATGCTTCAGCTGCACACATAGCGAACCTACTGTCCTCCGAGCCTTCTGATG TGAAGCTTGGGATCGGCGGTTTCAGCATGGGTGCAGCAGCTGCCCTGCACTCGGCAGCATGCTACGCTCATGGCAAGTTCAGCAGCGGCACCCCCTACCCGATCACTCTCAGCGCAGTCGTCAGCTTGAGCGGCTGGCTCCCTTGCTCAAG GACACTGAGGGGCAAGATGGAGGGCTCACACATGGCAGCAAGAAGAGCCGCCTCCCTGCCCATCCTGCTCAGCCATGGCAGAG CGGACGAGGTCGTGCCCTACAGGAACGGGGAGCGGTCGACCGAGTTCCTGCGGTCCTCGGGGTTCTCGTATCTGACTTTCAAGTCCTACAACGG GTTGGGCCACTACACCATCCCCGAAGAGATGGACGACGTCTGCAGGTGGCTCAGCTCGCGGCTCAGCGTCGACCGATCTCGTTAA
- the LOC125540184 gene encoding uncharacterized protein LOC125540184, translated as MGNKEEEEGLEEEEEEEEEGEEQEQEEEEEGEEEEQEEEEHDDDDDDEEEEEEEEEEQAIEGLPNDLFREILSRVPYRSLCRLKCVSTAWFILCYDPAVLKRSPQTISGFFGLSGSGNNSFINLSGKGQPLVDPSLCFLCDHDYVCLLDCCAGILLCQGWNQATKRSEYVVCNPATEEIWAAVSVPDTQEKGAPRHYTFCLCFDPAVPHRFAVFIFIRGFYDISMVEVYTSDTRKWTSMPSGWGEWIRVFGGEGYVFLNDTLHFIAYDSEEDTFDSDGVTTRSIVTIDTSGNTWRKIPQPPKVDFTFIGQSLGCLYGMQIDHGNGCLLSVWALENYASGQWTLKHTASILELLERPCLEHGEHYTLVAIHPEQNLIFLSGGVESEQTLMSYDMDTQKLHSICTLGDYGMVNLQPYVPCFAERPSDAQ; from the coding sequence ATGGGgaacaaggaggaggaggagggtctggaggaggaggaggaggaggaggaggagggggaggagcaggagcaggaggaggaggaggagggggaggaggaggagcaggaggaggaggagcatgatgatgatgatgatgatgaggaggaggaggaggaggaggaggaggagcaggcgATAGAGGGCCTCCCCAACGACCTCTTCCGGGAGATCCTGTCGAGGGTGCCGTACCGGTCGCTCTGCCGCCTCAAGTGCGTGTCCACGGCGTGGTTCATTCTCTGCTACGACCCCGCTGTCCTCAAGAGGTCGCCCCAGACGATCTCCGGCTTCTTCGGCCTCTCCGGCAGCGGCAACAACAGCTTCATCAACCTATCCGGAAAAGGCCAGCCGCTGGTCGACCCCTCTCTCTGTTTCTTGTGCGACCACGACTACGTCTGTCTCCTAGACTGCTGCGCCGGCATTCTCCTCTGCCAAGGCTGGAATCAGGCCACCAAACGCTCGGAATACGTCGTGTGCAACCCTGCCACCGAGGAGATTTGGGCTGCGGTGAGTGTGCCTGACACGCAAGAGAAGGGAGCTCCGCGACACTACACCTTCTGCTTGTGTTTCGACCCCGCCGTACCTCACCGTTTTGCAGTATTCATCTTCATTCGTGGTTTCTACGACATAAGTATGGTAGAGGTATACACATCGGATACCCGAAAATGGACTTCCATGCCGAGCGGATGGGGTGAATGGATTCGGGTGTTTGGTGGCGAAGGATATGTTTTCTTAAATGACACTCTGCATTTCATTGCCTATGATTCCGAGGAGGACACATTTGACTCGGATGGGGTCACAACACGCTCGATAGTTACCATAGACACGTCTGGCAATACGTGGAGGAAAATTCCACAACCGCCCAAAGTTGATTTTACTTTTATCGGGCAATCTCTGGGGTGCTTATATGGTATGCAGATAGATCATGGTAACGGTTGTCTGCTATCAGTTTGGGCTCTTGAGAACTATGCTAGTGGACAGTGGACCTTAAAGCAcactgccagcattttggagctgCTAGAAAGGCCTTGTCTAGAGCACGGTGAGCACTACACCTTGGTTGCAATCCATCCGGAACAGAACCTAATTTTCCTTAGTGGAGGGGTGGAATCGGAACAGACACTTATGTCGTATGATATGGATACCCAGAAATTGCATAGTATCTGCACTCTTGGAGACTATGGTATGGTAAACCTTCAGCCATACGTTCCCTGTTTTGCGGAACGGCCATCTGATGCTCAGTGA